The genomic stretch GACCAGTGCTTTACTGGTGGCCGAGGCGACTTGCTCAGAATCATAAGTAATGCGCGATAATAATGAACCGGTTGATTCTTTATCGAAATAGCTGACTGGCATTTGCATAAAATGATTAAACAATCTGCGACGCATTTGCATCACCACGTTGCCCGATACCCAACTTAAGCAATAAGTCGACACAAAGCCGCTCAAGCCACGCACAATCATCATGCCCATAACAATAAATGGCAGGATCTTTAAGAAATTGGAATCTGCTTTACCAAAACCCTCATCGAGCAGCGGTTTCAATAATGACACCATGTAAGTATCACTGGCGGCATTAATCACCAGTGCAATACTTGCCACAATCAAACCGGCTTTATAAATGCTGACCATCGGCCATAATTTTTTAAAGGTTTGGAAAGTCGTTTCATCGTTTTGTAATGGCGCGTCTTTTTTCTTAGTCATATCGGCTTATAATTTATTAGACAATTACTGTCATTCTAACCCCTTACGCACAATCTGCCTATACCAAGGCGAATATTGCTGCTGTCTTAATGAGCGAACAGACCAATTGTTGGCATTAAAACGCAAACTTATCTGTCCTTGTTCACCTGTATCGAGCCATTTTGCCGCGAGTTTTTGATATTGCTGCTTCACTAAAGCATTGGGTAAACCCCATTGATTATTGCGTGCCAAAGAGGCAATCGCGATCTCGGGATTCACTTGTTGCACAAAAGAAGCGGTTGACGACGTTTTACTGCCATGATGCGGCACAATCATTACGTCTGATTTTAATTTTGAATGCCAAGGATAGTGTTTTCTTGCCATGATCATTTCAGCAATCGCGTCGATATCTCCGGTTAATAACACGCTATATTGACCATCGGTTATTTGGATCACACAAGAATGAGGATTGTAGGCTCGATTCACTAAACGAGGCGGCCAAATCGCATTAAAAGTTAGGTCTTTCCACTGCCAAACTTCTCCTGCCACACAAGGTAAATATCCGGTTAATTGTTGACTACTTCGTTGCCATTTGGGTTGAAGTTGTTGCTCGATAATATCGCGTCCACCCGCATGATCGGAATCAAAATGACTGACAATAAAACCGTCTAATTGACTTATGCCTTGTTGTCGCAATATAGGAAGAATGACCGATTGCGCCATACTGCCGCCCTGCCATTTATTACCGGTATCATATAATAACCATTTATCTTGCTGACCAATCAAAATCGCCAGACCTTGTCCAACATCTAAGATTTCCACTTGCCATTTAGGGGCTGGCCGCGTCCCAAAGTAGGCGGCAACAAACAACACCATAAATACCACTGCGCTACGGTACCAACCACAATAGTGGCTCATCAGCAGAGACATCATCAAAATTAATGCGCCGTAAGCCCAGAGTTCTGATACCAGCAGCCAACTTCCTTGTACCCACTGCATTACCATTATTACCCACGACAGGCTCCAATCGGCCCATTGCCATAAGGATGTTCCCCACTGCAACGGCACGCCAACTTCGACTAAAGCACTCATCACTAGCGCCATAAAAATGAGCGGAACAGTACATAAACTGACCCAAGGTATGATCACAATATTAACCATTGGCGATACCCAACTAAAACCGCCAAAAATAAATATCGTGATCGCCATTAAACCAATAAATAAACCACATTGGAGCAGCGCGATATTGATCATTTTGACTGCCCATACATAGCGAGTACTCTGAGCTTTGAGCCAAAACCACGAACAGAGATAAATTACGATCACAGCGCTAAAAGACAACCAAAAACTGGCGAGTAAAACCGCAAAAGGTTGGATAATAAGAATGATGGCTAAAGAATACAGCAGCACTTGCCATAACGACCAATGTGCGTGTAAGAAATGACGTAATAAAAAACATAAACCAAAAATAAAAGCTCGCTCGGTTGGCAATGAAAAACCGGCTAAATAGGCATAACTGCCAGCGCAACAAATTGCAAAAAGGTAAGGAATAACTGCCGCTAAACGATCAAAGCGGCTCAACATCAGCATGATACTCATCACTCGCTTGCCGAGCCACCAGCCAATAAAAAATGCCAGCCCGATATGCAAACCTGAGATCGCCATTAAATGGGATAAACCGCTATCTCTTAACCATTGCCAATCTTGCGTAGACATTAACGAGCGATCACCAAAACTTAATGCTAATAAATAAGGCTGACTCGCCAAATCTGTAATCATTGATTTCACACGTTTATGCAGCGTATTACGCAGTAATCCGCTATCTTTAAGCCGCTTATTTTCGGCGTGACTCGCATCCACAACCGCTTTGGCATGCCAACCATTCGCAACGTAATACTGTTCACTATCAAAGCCCGCTTGATTTAAACGTCCTATAATAGGTTTAACCTTTAGTTTAAATTGCCACTGCTCTCCAAGCTGTGGACTCGAATTAATCATTAAACTGGTAGGAGTTTGCGGTAAAAATACGTTAATCTTAGGCGATGACCACCACGCGAGTTGTTGCTGATTAATTTGCTCGACACGAAGAATTAGCCTGCCACCATGTTCTTGTGGTTTAAAAAAGTCGGTAATCTGACCTTTTATGCTAATATTCTCACCGCTTTGAAACAGTGTGTGTGTCATTAAACTAAAGTAATTTGCTTGCAGTACCACAATCAAGCAACCGAGAATGATGCCACGCCCCCACTTAAACGAGTGGACGAGGCTGATAATGATAAAAAGAAACACAATAGGCACTAGCCAGAATCCTGTCGGCATCCATGGCCACAACGCGCCACTTGCGACAGTGAGAATAAAACAGAGCCAATTCCAATTGCGATTAATATGAGCCATCCTGACTTATGCCAAAAAAATTAATTAAACGTTTCATGCCCGATCATGAAACGATCAAACGCCAAAAAGCCTTAAAGATATTTGGCAATGTATTGTATAACCCAAACTTATGGTGTTTGAATCGTCGCTCCGCTGCCGGTGCGTTTGCGGTTGGACTGTTTATTGCTTTTGTCCCTTTGCCAAGCCAAATGATCATGGCTGCCGGCGCTGCTATTATGTGTGGGGTTAATCTGCCACTCTCGGTCGCTTTAGTTTGGATCAGTAATCCGCTGACTATGCCGATATTATTTTATTTTGCTTATCGAATTGGCACTTGGATCATCCACACCCCGCCGCAAAGTTTTCATTTTGAATTATCGTGGAGCTTTTTTGTTGAACAAATCCACACTATTGGGCCACCGTTATTACTAGGTTGTTTTGTTTGTGGCGCGGTATTGTCATTTGTTGGTTACTTCGGCATTAAAGGCTTATGGCGTTATTCGGTGGTGCGCAGTTGGCAAAAGCGACGTTTACGCTAACTCGGGTACCCACACGCATGTATACCGCAATCCAACATCCGATATCAGTGTAGTCTGCCGCTCAACAATAAATTGAAAACATAAAAAAAAGTGCTATCCAGTTAACGTTCTTAATGAACCAAACTGATAGCACTCTTTTTTTGAGACAAAGACGGAACTAAGTCATTCCAATTCCATTTAATATTTGATCAATTTGAATACGCTGTCCCATCCTTGGGCGCTTGATAAAGCACGTCCATGGCCTTTGATACTTTTCTGCGTATCCTGCCTTAATAGATCATTGCATCTTGGAATTGTTATTAGATAATTCTTATCACTATTTCGCACTCAGCACTGTCGCAGGATTAAGATTACTGGCGCGCGAAGCGGGATACCAAGTCGCTAATAAACTTAATGTTATCGCGGTGCCGGAAACCAACATCACATCTGACCACACTACCTGTGATGGTAAGAAATCGATAAAATAGATATCACCCGATAAGAACTGATGGCCAAGTAAGCTTTCTAAGCCTTTGATCAATGGCGTTAAGTTCAATGCCACCAATACCCCAAACACACTGCCAACAATACTGCCCAACACGCCAGATAACACGCCATACCAAATAAAGATCCGCTTTATCAAACCGTCACTGGCACCCATGGTGCGCAAAATCGCAATATCCGAAGCGCGATCTTTAACAGCCATCATCAAGGTTGAGACAATATTAAAACTCGCCACCCCAATCACTAACACCATCACCAGATACATAATACTGCGCACCATTAAAATATCGTGATGCAAAAAGCCGTATTTTTCTTTCCAGCTTTTTAAATAAGCGTAAACCGGCAGTTGACTACCTACTTGGCGCACAATGGTATCAGCGTTAAAGACATCATCAACTTTTAACGACACACCCGTGACACCGTCACCTATTTTCATGTATTGCTGACCATCTTGTAACGGCACCATCACCAAACCATGGTCAATTTGTCCACCCAGGTTGAGTAATCCTGCCACGGTGAGACGAACTCTTTTAGGCGTGCTTAATTGAGCCACACTGCCGCCTCTTTGCTGAACATGAGTGGGCGGGATCAACACTGAAACCGAATCCCCCACTTTCACTTTAAGTTGATCGGCAACACCTTTGCCTAAAATGATTTGCTTTTGATCTGGGCGAAAGTTTTGCCATGCATTGCCTTCAACATAGCGAGACAGTTGAGATACTGCGCGCTCATAATCGGCATCTACTGCACGCACTTCTACCGCTTTTAATTTACTTCCACGCTCAACTAACGCCGTAAAACGCACATAAGGCGCGGCGGCTTTCACTTGTTTATTTTTAGTGGCAATGTTGACCACCTGCTGCCAATCCTCGATAGGACCTCGCACTCCTTCAATTTCAGCTTGAGGGATCACCGACAATACTCGATTTTCTAATTCGCGCTCAAAGCCATTCATGGCCGATAAACCAATGATGATCACGGCAACGCCAACTGCAATGCCTAAGGTTGACGACAATGAGATGAATGACACTAACTTATTACGCTCTTTAGCGCGGCTAAATTTTCGGCCAATAAAAAGAGATAACAACATGGTTATTCACCTACCGTAGTCGAAACGAGATCGCTTACAGCACTATTCCTTGCTGCATTATTGATTGGAGAGTGCCAATCTAAAATGCCATCTTGCATGGTAAATTGTTTGTCCATTTTTTGCGCCAGATCGTTATCATGAGTCACCACCAAAAACGCAGTGCCAAAATCTTGATTTAACTGGCGCATCAAATCATAAATGCCCAAGGCAGTATTTTGATCTAGGTTACCGGTTGGTTCATCCGCCAACACCAAATCTGGTTTATTAACTAACGCACGCGCTATCGCCACACGTTGTCTTTCCCCACCCGATAACTCTGAAGGTCGATGTTCTAATCGATGAGCTAAGCCGACTTTTTCTAATACTTCGGTGGCCATCTGTTTCGCTTGCACCGGTTTAATGCCACCAATCAATAAAGGCATCGACACATTTTCCAGCGCGGTAAAATCGGCGAGCAAATGGTGGAACTGATACACAAAGCCAATATGCTGATTGCGTAACTTAGCTTGTTTGTTGGCAGAAAGGCGGAGTAAAGATTGATCTAATAAGGTCACATCGCCTTGGCTTGCGTTGTCTAACGCGCCTAAGATATGCAATAAAGTACTTTTTCCCGAGCCCGATGACCCGACAATTGCCAAGAAATCGGCTTGATGAATTTCAAGACTCACACCTTTAAGCACTTCAGTCTCAAGGCTACCTTCTTTGTAGGTTTTGCAGATATTACTGCAACTTAACAAAGGACTGCTTAATAAAGGGCTACTGACTAACGGTTTCATAATGACTACTCTATTTTTTAACAGCTACTTAAACTCAGCAGCATGACGATAAGTATCGACAAGGTTTTTATTCGTAACGTAACGCTTCAGCCGGTTTGACTGACGCTGCGCGATAAGAAGGAAATAAGGTGGCTAACAAACTCAGCATGATCGCCATAAAGATCACCAGTCCAATTTGCATCGGTTCGATAACGACGGGCAGCAGCATGCCACCGCCAAAGAGAGATAAACCGACCGTGTTCATCACTTGATTGAGGTGTGACGCCAATAGTGTACCAAGAGCGCCACCAACCAACGCGCCGATCACACCGCTGCTCGCCCCTTGCACCATAAAAATGGCGAGAATTTTATGATTAGTCATGCCTTGTGTTTTTAGGATCGCGACTTCAGATTGCTTCTCCATCACCACCATGATCAAGGCTGAGATAATGTTAAATGCTGCCACTGCGATGATCAGCCCTAACATTAAACCCATCATATTTTTTTCCATTCTCACCGCTTGAAATAATTCTCCGCGCTGCTCGCGCCAATCAGACCAATGCCAACCAGTCGGTAACGGTTTTTGGGCTAAATCTGACACAATAAACGGGTCATCAAAAAATAAACGCCAGCCTGAAATAGTATTAGGAGAATAACGCAGCAAACGGCCTGCATCTTCAATATTGGTCACCATCAACATCGCATCGACATCAGAGCCGGTATTAAAAATTCCTGCCACGGTAAAGTTACGTTGGCTCGGTATACGGCCTAACGGGGTAAATTGACTGGCTTCAGTGACCATCAAGCGGACTTTATCGCCCAAAGTAACATTTAAGGTTCTGGCTAGGGTATGACCGAGAAAAACGCGATAAGTACCCGATTGCAATTCTGAGATCTGCCCCATCATCATGCGCTCGGCGATCGGATCGGATGACTTAGGTTCAATCCCAACCATCAATCCCGCACTTAAACGCGAAGCACTTTGAATAATCGCTTCACTGCGCACCACTGGCGAGATCTGTTCAACATTGGGGATTTTGCTTAAAAATGCGGGCGGTTTCTGGGAATCAAACTGGGTTTTACCATCGGCTTGACTCACCACTGCTTGTGGTAATACGCCAAGGATTTTTTGTTTTAACTGCCCTTCAAAGCCATTCATAACCGACAAGACCGTGACTAAAGACAACACGCCGATAGAAATCCCAGCGGTGGACATATAAGACACAAAACGGCTGAATTTATCACCGGAACGACCTCGTAAATAACGTAATCCAATAAAGGCCGAGACAGGATGAAACATGAGAAAAGATCCTACAAACAAGAAAGAAAACAAAGAATAACGATTGTGACATGGATTTACCAATATTCGATAACTCAAACGTCACTTTTTGGTCATTTTGAATGTTTTATTGTCAATTAAGCGTATTTGATGCATTTCGATTGACCGATAACCAAATGATTGAGGAGAGATTAACCAGACAACGATGAAAGGTAAAATGTGGCGAAAGCACAAAGTGGCCACTTCTGCTATTGCTATTGCTATTGCTATTGCCACTTCAACTAAACTTGGCAAGAAAATAACCTCAATTTGTTGGATATACTTGATTAGTTACGCCACATGACGATAATCAAATGATTATTCAAGCCAGATATTTATTCTGGTTCGACCTAAATCAAAAAAGCCCAATCAAAATTATGACTAAGACTTCGTCAAACTCTGCTATTGGCTCCATGGCTTTAGTAAATATCCCAATGCCAACCAAAGCGGGAGATAAAAAACACCTAGGCCAATTGGTCGGTGGCGCGCTGGCATTATCCATCGCCAAATACACTCAACAGCATTCAGGCGTCACCTTATTAGCGGTTCCCGATCACCAAATGGCGATCAAACTGCAACACGAAGTCGGCCAATTTACTCAACAATCGGTGTCGCTATTTCCTGATTGGGAAACCTTGCCATACGATAATTTCTCGCCACACCAAGATATTATTTCCGATCGTATTGCTCAACTGTATCAATTGCCAACTCAGCAACAAGGCTTATTGATCATCCCAATTAGTACCCTATTGCAACGCCAATCTCCGCAAGAATATTTGCTACAAAGTACCTTAATGGTCAAAAATGGCGATTTATATTCGCTAGAAAAGCTGCGCCTGCAATTAGAAAAGTCTGGTTATCGTCATGTGGATCAGGTCTTTGCTCCGGGCGAATATGCCCATCGTGGTTCGATCATCGATTTATTCCCAATGGGTTGTGATAATCCTTACCGGATTGATTTTTTCGATGATGAGATCGACAGCATTCGCACCTTCGATGCCGAATCACAGCGCACCATTGAAGATATTAATGAGATCCGTTTACTGCCCGCGCATGAATTTCCAACTACAGAAAGCGCAATTGAAGATTTCCGTATTCGCTGGCGTCAACGTTTTGAAGCTCGTCGTGAACCTGAATCTGTCTATATGCAGGTATCAAAAGCGACTTGGCCGGGTGGTATTGAGTACTGGCAGCCTTTGTTTTTTGATCACACTGACTCCCTATTCGACTACCTGCCCGATAACACCTTATTGCTGACTATCGGTGATTTGGAAGCGCAGATCGATACCTTTTTGACCGATGTCGATTATCGCTATGATCAACGCAAAGTCGACCCATTACGTCCATTACTTGAACCGCATGAGTTATGGCTGAAAAAAGATGAGCTATTTGGCCATTTCAAAGCCATGCCGCAAGTCACGCTGAGCATTGAAGCGTTGCAAGAAAAAACCGGACGGGTGAATGCCAATGTCAGCGCCCTGCCGAATTTACATGCGCAACATCAGTTAAAAGAGCCGTTAGCAGAGCTGCGTAAATTTTTAGAGCATTATTTGTCTGAAAATAATGATTTATCACAAAATGCCACTGCAAAAGTGATTTTTTCGGTCGAATCGGAAGGTCGTCGCGAAGCGTTAAACGAGCTACTGAAAAGCAGTAAAGTTCGCCCGAAAGCCGCCAAATCACTCGAAGATGCTTTGACCAATAAAGACACCTATTGTTTAGTACTAGGCTCGACTGAGCACGGTTTTATTCATCAATCCAGCGATGCTAGCCTACCAAACTTTGCCTTTATTTGTGAAAGCGACGTATTAGGCGATCGGGTGATCCAACGCCGCAAAAAAGATCGTAAAGCGGTCAATAGCGATACCGTGATCCGCCATTTGGCTGAACTAAAATCGGGCCAACCTGTGGTGCATCTTGATCATGGTATTGGCCGTTATATTGGGCTGCAAACCCTTGAAGCCGGCGGGATGTTGACTGAATACGTCACCTTAGAATATTTAAACAATGCCAAGTTGTACGTGCCCGTTTCATCGCTTAATTTGATCAGCCGTTACTCTGGCGGCGCAGAAGAAACCGCCCCATTGCATAAATTAGGCAGTGACGCGTGGAACAAAGCCCGTACACGCGCCGCTGAAAAAGTACGTGATGTTGCCGCCGAACTATTGGATATTTACGCCAAACGAGAAATCAAAAAAGGCTTTAAATTTCTTCAAGACCGCGAACAATACGCCAACTTTAAAGCCACCTTCCCGTTTGATGAAACCGATGATCAAGATATGGCGATTAACGCCGTCTTGTCGGATATGTGCCAAGCTAAAGCGATGGACCGACTGGTGTGTGGTGATGTAGGTTTTGGTAAAACAGAAGTTGCCATGCGCGCCACATTCCTAGCGGTGGATAACAACAAACAAGTGGCGGTATTAGTTCCGACCACCTTGTTAGCACAGCAGCATTTTGAAAACTTCCGTGACCGCTTTGCCAATCTCCCAGTACGTGTGGAAGTGTTATCGCGCTTTAAATCAGCCAAAGAGCAAAAGCAGATCTTAGCGGATCTGGCTGAAGGCAAAGTCGACATTATCATCGGCACGCATAAACTGCTGCAAGATGATATCAAGTTTGGTGATTTAGGTTTATTAGTAGTGGATGAAGAGCATCGCTTTGGGGTGCGTCAAAAAGAAAAAATGAAAGCAATGCGCGCCGATGTCGATATTTTGACCTTAACCGCCACCCCAATTCCAAGAACCTTAAATATGGCGATGAGCGGTATGCGTGATCTGTCCATCATCGCCACCCCGCCAGCTCGTCGTTTAGCGATTAAAACTTTTGTTCGTCAAAATGATGACGCGGTGATCCGTGAGGCGGTTCTACGCGAAGTCATGCGTGGTGGCCAAGTGTATTTCTTACACAATCAAGTGGATACCATAGATAAAGTGGCCGAAGATCTGGCCAAATTGATCCCTGAAGCGCGTGTGACTACCGCTCATGGGCAAATGCGAGAGCGTGAACTAGAAGGCATAATGAATGATTTCTACCATCAGCGTTTTAATCTCTTAGTCTGTACCACCATCATTGAAACCGGTATCGATGTCCCAACCGCCAACACCATCATTATGGATCGGGCCGATAAACTGGGCCTTGCTCAATTGCATCAACTCCGTGGTCGTGTCGGTCGTTCTCATCATCAAGCCTACGCTTATTTACTCACCCCTCATCCTAAAGCATTAAGCAAAGATGCGGTGAAGCGTTTGGATGCGATTGCTTCTCTTGAAGATCTTGGGGCAGGCTTTACTTTGGCCACACACGATCTGGAAATTCGTGGCGCGGGTGAATTATTGGGTGACGATCAAAGTGGTCAAATTCAATCGGTGGGTTTTTCTTTGTATATGGAAATGCTCGAACAAGCGGTCGAAGCCTTAAAACAAGGCAAAGAATTGTCATTAGATGAACTTTTACGCCAACAAACTGAGGTAGAATTGCGCCTACCAGCTTTACTGCCCGATGATTATATTCCTGACATCAATACGCGTTTATCCATGTATAAGCGTATTGCCAGTGTGAACAACGAAAATGAATTGGCTGAAATGAAAGTAGAACTGATTGACCGTTTTGGTACACTACCCGATGCGACGAAAAATTTACTGGTGATCGGCGAAATGAAATTGCAAGCCGCGCAGATAAAAGCGAAAAAAATTGAAGGTCATGAAAAAGGCGGTTACATCGAGTTTTCACCAACTGCGGAT from Vibrio algicola encodes the following:
- a CDS encoding DNA internalization-related competence protein ComEC/Rec2, which produces MAHINRNWNWLCFILTVASGALWPWMPTGFWLVPIVFLFIIISLVHSFKWGRGIILGCLIVVLQANYFSLMTHTLFQSGENISIKGQITDFFKPQEHGGRLILRVEQINQQQLAWWSSPKINVFLPQTPTSLMINSSPQLGEQWQFKLKVKPIIGRLNQAGFDSEQYYVANGWHAKAVVDASHAENKRLKDSGLLRNTLHKRVKSMITDLASQPYLLALSFGDRSLMSTQDWQWLRDSGLSHLMAISGLHIGLAFFIGWWLGKRVMSIMLMLSRFDRLAAVIPYLFAICCAGSYAYLAGFSLPTERAFIFGLCFLLRHFLHAHWSLWQVLLYSLAIILIIQPFAVLLASFWLSFSAVIVIYLCSWFWLKAQSTRYVWAVKMINIALLQCGLFIGLMAITIFIFGGFSWVSPMVNIVIIPWVSLCTVPLIFMALVMSALVEVGVPLQWGTSLWQWADWSLSWVIMVMQWVQGSWLLVSELWAYGALILMMSLLMSHYCGWYRSAVVFMVLFVAAYFGTRPAPKWQVEILDVGQGLAILIGQQDKWLLYDTGNKWQGGSMAQSVILPILRQQGISQLDGFIVSHFDSDHAGGRDIIEQQLQPKWQRSSQQLTGYLPCVAGEVWQWKDLTFNAIWPPRLVNRAYNPHSCVIQITDGQYSVLLTGDIDAIAEMIMARKHYPWHSKLKSDVMIVPHHGSKTSSTASFVQQVNPEIAIASLARNNQWGLPNALVKQQYQKLAAKWLDTGEQGQISLRFNANNWSVRSLRQQQYSPWYRQIVRKGLE
- the lolD gene encoding lipoprotein-releasing ABC transporter ATP-binding protein LolD, yielding MKPLVSSPLLSSPLLSCSNICKTYKEGSLETEVLKGVSLEIHQADFLAIVGSSGSGKSTLLHILGALDNASQGDVTLLDQSLLRLSANKQAKLRNQHIGFVYQFHHLLADFTALENVSMPLLIGGIKPVQAKQMATEVLEKVGLAHRLEHRPSELSGGERQRVAIARALVNKPDLVLADEPTGNLDQNTALGIYDLMRQLNQDFGTAFLVVTHDNDLAQKMDKQFTMQDGILDWHSPINNAARNSAVSDLVSTTVGE
- the lolC gene encoding lipoprotein-releasing ABC transporter permease subunit LolC, producing MFHPVSAFIGLRYLRGRSGDKFSRFVSYMSTAGISIGVLSLVTVLSVMNGFEGQLKQKILGVLPQAVVSQADGKTQFDSQKPPAFLSKIPNVEQISPVVRSEAIIQSASRLSAGLMVGIEPKSSDPIAERMMMGQISELQSGTYRVFLGHTLARTLNVTLGDKVRLMVTEASQFTPLGRIPSQRNFTVAGIFNTGSDVDAMLMVTNIEDAGRLLRYSPNTISGWRLFFDDPFIVSDLAQKPLPTGWHWSDWREQRGELFQAVRMEKNMMGLMLGLIIAVAAFNIISALIMVVMEKQSEVAILKTQGMTNHKILAIFMVQGASSGVIGALVGGALGTLLASHLNQVMNTVGLSLFGGGMLLPVVIEPMQIGLVIFMAIMLSLLATLFPSYRAASVKPAEALRYE
- the mfd gene encoding transcription-repair coupling factor yields the protein MALVNIPMPTKAGDKKHLGQLVGGALALSIAKYTQQHSGVTLLAVPDHQMAIKLQHEVGQFTQQSVSLFPDWETLPYDNFSPHQDIISDRIAQLYQLPTQQQGLLIIPISTLLQRQSPQEYLLQSTLMVKNGDLYSLEKLRLQLEKSGYRHVDQVFAPGEYAHRGSIIDLFPMGCDNPYRIDFFDDEIDSIRTFDAESQRTIEDINEIRLLPAHEFPTTESAIEDFRIRWRQRFEARREPESVYMQVSKATWPGGIEYWQPLFFDHTDSLFDYLPDNTLLLTIGDLEAQIDTFLTDVDYRYDQRKVDPLRPLLEPHELWLKKDELFGHFKAMPQVTLSIEALQEKTGRVNANVSALPNLHAQHQLKEPLAELRKFLEHYLSENNDLSQNATAKVIFSVESEGRREALNELLKSSKVRPKAAKSLEDALTNKDTYCLVLGSTEHGFIHQSSDASLPNFAFICESDVLGDRVIQRRKKDRKAVNSDTVIRHLAELKSGQPVVHLDHGIGRYIGLQTLEAGGMLTEYVTLEYLNNAKLYVPVSSLNLISRYSGGAEETAPLHKLGSDAWNKARTRAAEKVRDVAAELLDIYAKREIKKGFKFLQDREQYANFKATFPFDETDDQDMAINAVLSDMCQAKAMDRLVCGDVGFGKTEVAMRATFLAVDNNKQVAVLVPTTLLAQQHFENFRDRFANLPVRVEVLSRFKSAKEQKQILADLAEGKVDIIIGTHKLLQDDIKFGDLGLLVVDEEHRFGVRQKEKMKAMRADVDILTLTATPIPRTLNMAMSGMRDLSIIATPPARRLAIKTFVRQNDDAVIREAVLREVMRGGQVYFLHNQVDTIDKVAEDLAKLIPEARVTTAHGQMRERELEGIMNDFYHQRFNLLVCTTIIETGIDVPTANTIIMDRADKLGLAQLHQLRGRVGRSHHQAYAYLLTPHPKALSKDAVKRLDAIASLEDLGAGFTLATHDLEIRGAGELLGDDQSGQIQSVGFSLYMEMLEQAVEALKQGKELSLDELLRQQTEVELRLPALLPDDYIPDINTRLSMYKRIASVNNENELAEMKVELIDRFGTLPDATKNLLVIGEMKLQAAQIKAKKIEGHEKGGYIEFSPTADINPLFLVKLLQSEPKKYGMEGPTKFKFTVPLADRRDRIAFINDLLMQFKQNQLPKAQK
- the lolE gene encoding lipoprotein-releasing ABC transporter permease subunit LolE, whose amino-acid sequence is MLLSLFIGRKFSRAKERNKLVSFISLSSTLGIAVGVAVIIIGLSAMNGFERELENRVLSVIPQAEIEGVRGPIEDWQQVVNIATKNKQVKAAAPYVRFTALVERGSKLKAVEVRAVDADYERAVSQLSRYVEGNAWQNFRPDQKQIILGKGVADQLKVKVGDSVSVLIPPTHVQQRGGSVAQLSTPKRVRLTVAGLLNLGGQIDHGLVMVPLQDGQQYMKIGDGVTGVSLKVDDVFNADTIVRQVGSQLPVYAYLKSWKEKYGFLHHDILMVRSIMYLVMVLVIGVASFNIVSTLMMAVKDRASDIAILRTMGASDGLIKRIFIWYGVLSGVLGSIVGSVFGVLVALNLTPLIKGLESLLGHQFLSGDIYFIDFLPSQVVWSDVMLVSGTAITLSLLATWYPASRASNLNPATVLSAK
- a CDS encoding DUF2062 domain-containing protein, with translation MPKKLIKRFMPDHETIKRQKALKIFGNVLYNPNLWCLNRRSAAGAFAVGLFIAFVPLPSQMIMAAGAAIMCGVNLPLSVALVWISNPLTMPILFYFAYRIGTWIIHTPPQSFHFELSWSFFVEQIHTIGPPLLLGCFVCGAVLSFVGYFGIKGLWRYSVVRSWQKRRLR